Below is a window of Cryobacterium sp. PAMC25264 DNA.
ACCCGATTTCGACGCGCTCGATCTGCGAGTGGCCGGAATACTTCGCCCAGCTCGACGCTTGGGTCCATGGTGACCACTAGAAACGACACCCGGGCCCTGTTCAACGGATGAGTGTAGATAGACGAGACGTCGGCTTCCGGTCCGAACGCGGGCCCATCCTCATCGCCCTGATGCTGACGACCGGGCTCGTCGCCATCGAATCGACCATCCTCGCCACCGCGGTGCCCTCCATCGTCAAAGACATCGGCGGCTTCTCGCAGTTCCCGTGGCTGTTCTCCATCTACCTGCTCAGCCAAGCCGTGTCGGTGCCGGTCTACGCGAAGCTCTCCGACGTCATCGGTCGGAAGCCCATCCTGCTCTTCGGCATCGGCATCTTCCTGCTCGGCTCGATCCTCTGCGGATTCGCCTGGAGCATGCCCGCCCTGATCGCGTTCCGGGCCGTCCAGGGCCTGGGCGCCGGCGCGATCCTGCCGATGTCGGTCACCATCGCCGGCGACATTTACACCGTGGCCGAGCGCGCCAAGACCCAGGGCTACCTCGCCAGTGTGTGGGCCATCTCCTCCGTCGTCGGGCCCACCCTCGGCGGGGTATTCGCCGAGTTCTCGTCGTGGCGCTGGATCTTCTTCATCAACATTCCCCTGTGCCTTCTGGCCGCCGGGATGCTCATGCGCACCTTCCACGAGACCGTCCAGCACCGCAAGCACAAGGTGGACTACCTCGGCGCCACCCTGCTGATGCTCGCACTGAGCGCCCTGCTCCTGGCGGTGCTCGAGGGCGGGCAGGCGTGGGCGTGGGGCTCGTTGCAGAGCATCGGCATTTTCGCCGCCGGCGCGCTGCTGCTGATCGCCTTCGTGTTCGCCGAACGCCGGGCGGCCGAACCGGTGCTGCCCATGTGGGTGTTCTCGCGGCGGGTGGTGCTGACCAGTTCGCTGATCGGGCTGGGTGTCGGCGCCATCATGCTGGGGCTCACCTCGTTCGTGCCGACCTACCTGGAGGGCTCGCTCGGCGTCACTCCCATCCTCGGCGGCCTGGCCGTCGCGGCCCTGACCATCGGCTGGCCGATCTCGGCCTCCCAGTCCGGGCGGCTCTACCTCCGGATCGGCTTCCGCCCCACGGTGCTGATCGGCCTGGCCATCACCGTGCTCGGCACGGTGACCCTGGCCCTCACGGCCGCCACCCCTGCCGTCGCCACCGTGGCCATCTCCTGCTTCGTGATCGGCCTCGGGTTGGGACTCGTGGCCACCCCGTCGATGATCGCCGCCCAGTCCAGCGTCGAGTGGGACGAACGCGGCGTCGTCACCGGAACGAACATGTTCTCCCGCTCGATCGGCAGCGCCGTCGGCGTGGCGATCTTCGGCGCCCTTGCCAACGCGATCTACGCCCTGCCCGGCAACACCGACCACGGCCCCGCGGCCATCACGGCCGCGTCATCCGCTGTGTTCGTGGCCCTCGCGATCACGGCGGTAGCCACCGTGGCGGCGGCTTTCTACATGCCCCGCACCAAGCCGCTCGGCTTCGACCCCGAGCCGGCCACCCCCTAGCCGCGAGCCCGA
It encodes the following:
- a CDS encoding MDR family MFS transporter; this encodes MSVDRRDVGFRSERGPILIALMLTTGLVAIESTILATAVPSIVKDIGGFSQFPWLFSIYLLSQAVSVPVYAKLSDVIGRKPILLFGIGIFLLGSILCGFAWSMPALIAFRAVQGLGAGAILPMSVTIAGDIYTVAERAKTQGYLASVWAISSVVGPTLGGVFAEFSSWRWIFFINIPLCLLAAGMLMRTFHETVQHRKHKVDYLGATLLMLALSALLLAVLEGGQAWAWGSLQSIGIFAAGALLLIAFVFAERRAAEPVLPMWVFSRRVVLTSSLIGLGVGAIMLGLTSFVPTYLEGSLGVTPILGGLAVAALTIGWPISASQSGRLYLRIGFRPTVLIGLAITVLGTVTLALTAATPAVATVAISCFVIGLGLGLVATPSMIAAQSSVEWDERGVVTGTNMFSRSIGSAVGVAIFGALANAIYALPGNTDHGPAAITAASSAVFVALAITAVATVAAAFYMPRTKPLGFDPEPATP